The Ursus arctos isolate Adak ecotype North America unplaced genomic scaffold, UrsArc2.0 scaffold_28, whole genome shotgun sequence genome has a window encoding:
- the SNURF gene encoding SNRPN upstream reading frame protein, with product MERARDRLHLRRTTEQHVPEVEVQVKRRRTASLSNQECQLYPRRSQQQQVPVVDFQAELRQAFLAETPRGG from the exons ATGGAGCGGGCCAG GGACCGCTTACACCTGAGACGGACTACGGAACAGCACGTACCAGAGGTGGAAGTCCAAGTCAAACGTAGAAGGACAGCCTCACTGAGCAACCAAGA GTGTCAGCTGTACCCAAGGCGATCTCAGCAGCAGCAAGTACCTGTGGTGGATTTCCAGGCAGAACTGAGACAGGCATTCTTAGCTGAGACACCAAGAGGTGGTTAA